In one Pseudomonas sp. SCA2728.1_7 genomic region, the following are encoded:
- a CDS encoding dual specificity protein phosphatase family protein, with protein sequence MSRVHFFPVLCLSLVALLHWLPAQAAATATARPADWAQPVEVQYNLFQMSPTLYRSALPDGGAVPLLKNLKVATVINFLPEADSNWLSEPGINQVQLPYRTNHVDDADVLKTLRAIQSAEANGPVLMHCKHGSDRTGLMAAMYRVVVQGWSKEDALSEMTQGGFGESGHFRDSVRYVMQADVDKLRTALANGDCSTSAFATCSMKSWFQSVNLK encoded by the coding sequence ATGTCCCGAGTGCATTTTTTCCCTGTTTTGTGTTTATCACTTGTAGCACTGCTGCACTGGCTGCCGGCCCAGGCTGCGGCAACCGCGACGGCCCGTCCCGCTGATTGGGCGCAACCGGTCGAAGTGCAATACAACCTGTTCCAGATGTCGCCGACGCTCTATCGAAGCGCGTTACCGGATGGCGGCGCCGTGCCGTTGCTGAAAAATCTCAAAGTCGCCACGGTGATCAACTTCCTGCCAGAAGCTGACAGCAACTGGTTGTCCGAGCCCGGCATTAACCAGGTGCAACTGCCATATCGCACCAACCACGTTGACGACGCCGATGTGCTCAAGACCTTGCGGGCTATTCAGTCTGCCGAAGCCAACGGTCCGGTATTGATGCACTGCAAGCACGGCTCCGACCGCACGGGTCTGATGGCGGCGATGTACCGCGTGGTGGTTCAGGGCTGGAGCAAAGAGGATGCCTTGAGCGAGATGACCCAGGGCGGATTCGGCGAGAGCGGGCACTTCCGCGACAGCGTGCGCTATGTGATGCAGGCCGATGTCGACAAGCTGCGCACGGCGCTGGCCAATGGCGATTGCAGCACCAGCGCGTTCGCCACTTGCTCGATGAAGAGCTGGTTTCAGTCCGTCAATCTGAAGTAA
- a CDS encoding gluconate 2-dehydrogenase subunit 3 family protein — MSDEDRDNPRREFLRKSLTLIPVVTLAGTGLGSSVLQAAPEAAPAAPTPQPVRADASVYQPSYFTAEEWAFINAAVAQLIPNDAQGPGALEAGVPEYIDRQMNTPYAAGALWYMQGPFNADAAPEMGWQSKLVPKEIYRLGIAAADQWAKSLNGKVFAEQDSATRDDLLKQLEAGKPQFDAVPAKIFFNLLLQNTKEGFFCDPIHGGNKGMVGWTMIGFPGARADFMDWVERNEQYPFPAVSIRGERA; from the coding sequence ATGTCTGATGAAGATCGAGACAACCCGCGGCGTGAGTTTTTGCGCAAATCCCTGACCCTGATTCCAGTGGTCACCCTGGCCGGCACCGGTCTGGGTAGCAGCGTCCTGCAAGCAGCGCCTGAAGCGGCACCGGCTGCGCCCACGCCACAACCGGTTCGGGCTGACGCCAGCGTTTACCAACCGAGTTATTTCACCGCCGAAGAGTGGGCGTTTATCAATGCCGCCGTCGCGCAGTTGATCCCCAACGATGCCCAAGGCCCGGGCGCGCTCGAAGCCGGCGTGCCGGAATACATCGACCGTCAGATGAACACGCCGTATGCCGCCGGTGCCCTGTGGTACATGCAAGGCCCGTTCAATGCCGACGCCGCTCCGGAAATGGGCTGGCAGAGCAAACTGGTGCCCAAAGAGATCTATCGCCTCGGCATCGCTGCCGCGGATCAGTGGGCAAAATCCCTCAACGGTAAAGTATTTGCTGAGCAAGACAGCGCTACCCGAGACGATTTGCTCAAGCAACTCGAAGCCGGCAAACCTCAGTTTGACGCCGTTCCAGCGAAGATTTTCTTCAATCTGCTGCTGCAAAACACCAAGGAAGGGTTCTTCTGCGACCCGATCCACGGTGGCAACAAAGGCATGGTCGGCTGGACCATGATCGGCTTCCCCGGCGCCCGCGCCGATTTCATGGATTGGGTGGAACGCAACGAGCAATACCCCTTCCCGGCAGTTTCGATTCGCGGCGAGAGGGCGTAA